In Candidatus Hydrogenedentota bacterium, the genomic stretch ATCGTCTCCCCCAGGCATTCGAGCACGGCGTGCTTTGCCTCGTGCTCGTCGCCGAGCCGGGCAACGAGGGCGCGATAGGCCTGCGCGATGCCTGGCGGCTGATCGATGGCGAGTTGCTCCTCGATGGCGAGATGCAGCGACAAGTGAAGGAAGGGATTGATTCCTCCCTGTTCGGGTCCGAAGTCGCGGTCGAGGTTACGGTCCCGCTCGGCGAGCAAGGGGTGATATTCCGGATGCAGCAGAATAACCGTGAGTGCAGTCGT encodes the following:
- a CDS encoding DUF1841 family protein; its protein translation is MFSPSRDQARRFFFDTWAKQRAGAPLEGLETTALTVILLHPEYHPLLAERDRNLDRDFGPEQGGINPFLHLSLHLAIEEQLAIDQPPGIAQAYRALVARLGDEHEAKHAVLECLGET